The sequence CCCCGCCAAAGGAAGGGAGTAAGGCTAAAATGAAGGTGCCAAATAAGCTAGCATTGCATCGGTAGGCCACCACCAATCCTGACAGAGCAAAAGCAATAATTCCAATAATCTCGATAAAATAGAACCAATCTGTTTCTGTAGTTTCTAGCAATAAAACAGGGTATAAATACCATGATACAATTTTAGTGTATTCAGAGCTATTCTTAATGCTCTGAATGGATTTATTGATTTCCTTATATTGTTCTTCTGTTATTTTCTTTTTACTCATAAGGATATAAATAGGCGCTTTGATGTGCAGGTTTTTTTCTGCCACCTCCCGCCCAACATTTTGTCGCCAAATGATGGTGCTGCCCACAATTCGATCAGCAATAAAACCTTGAATTTTGCCTGTTAACAAGAAATTCAAATTAACCGTATCGGTATCTGATCTTACAATAATGTCCTCGTTTTTAGGATCGTTAATGAAGTTATTAAGGACGGGGCTGGCATATTGATATTTATCGATGACACCAATTTTCAAGTTATGTTGACGGGCATAGGCTAAAAATCCTTCAACATTATCAAATTTCATTTTTGCCATATCGCGTCGTCGGACAAACAAAGAATTTTCTTCAAATCGATACGGTTCAGAAATATAAAAATCTTTCGCTCTTTGCTCAGAATAAAAAGCCCCCATCGCATAGGCGCGGGCTCCTGTTTTTAAATCTTCTTGATGTTGTTTCCATGAAACGGGCGTTATCTGAACTTCCAAGCCTGCTTTTTTCATGATGAGTTTTTGCAGCTCAATATCCAATCCCGTTAAAGACGTTTGATCTGACGGAATTTTTAAATATTGATAAGGATCCCACGGATACCAGCCACCAATTAATGTAAAATCGGAGGTAGAGTATTTTGTCTCATTGGCATTTGTTTGAAGTCCTCCCAAACTAATACCAAGAGCCATAAAACAACAAATGATCGTTTTTTTAAAGTAACTCATTTTTTAACTTATTATCCCCATCTACTAGAATAGCTTTAGGTTTAAAGTCTGCCGCATCTTGAAGGTCTACATTGGCGTAAGCAATAATGATAACGATATCGTCAGGAGAGGCTAATCGAGCAGCAGCGCCATTAAGACAAATTGTTCCGCTGCCCCGTTCCCCTTCAATAACATAGGTCACAAAGCGCTGTCCGTTGTTGACGTTCACAATATGGACTTGTTCATATAAAAATAGCCCCGCGGCATCAATTAAATCTCGATCAATCGTAATTGAGCCGATGTAATTCAAGTTCGCTTCTGTCACTGTTGCACGATGGATTTTTGTCCGCATTAAACAAACGGAAGTACTCATTCTTTTTCTCCCTTTTCTCTATAAGTTTAGTATGGTGACCCACTTATTAAGATAGAGTTAAAGGAACGGGCGTCATGGTGTTTTTTAAATTAATTTTGTAAAAATATATATTTATTGAAGCTTTAAGGCTGCGGAAAAGGAGAATTATCTTTATTCCTTGGCTAAAATAAGCTAAATTTTTATTAAAATTATCAAATAGAGAGCAATATGACTTATACGTTTTCAAGTCTTTTATCATGTGTAGGACTTATAAGCTATGCAGCGGCTTCGACGAATGAATCTGCTTTATTAACAAGAATTTCTAACCTTGAAAAAAATCTTCAGGAAGTAAAGAGCCAATTGCAACATCCGTCGGAAAAACCAGCTGAGCATAAAACAACTGATTTCAAGTATAGGTTTGGTGGAACCGTTAAGGTTGATGCTTTTTATGATATCAATGCGAAAGGGGCTGCTTTTGGCTTGGACGCTGCGGCTCTGCCTCTCAAGGGTATTGATGCGGCTGCAAAAAACAGGCGCCACTTTAATGCTGGTATTAGCGCTTCGCGGGTGTTTGCCGAAGCCAGCAAAAGTTTTAATACCATTGACACCCAGGCTTATGTTGAGCTTGATTTTGCCAAGGATGCCCTTAGCGAGAATGCGACCACAACCTCTGTTGTGCCTCGGATTCGCCATGCTTATGTCAAAGCTGCTGGATTTCTCCTCGGCCAAACATGGTATACTTTCCAAGATATGTCCGCTTTTACAAATACGCTGGATAATTTGTACGGTGGAAGTCGTCAAACGATGATTCGCTATACATTTGATTTCAATAAATATTTAACCTTAGCTATGGCTGCTGAACGGCCTAATACTGAGTACATTCAGAATAATAATACTCTTAATGACAATAGCGATTACGGCAAATCGCAGGTGCCGGATTTTGCCACCCAACTTAAATTTAAACATACAAATGGACATATAGCCTTGAGCGGGGTTGTGCGCCGTTTGCAAGTTCGGGTTCGCCAAAGTGTAACGGGTCTTACTTCTGATTTTACTAAAAGCCGGACTGGCTGGGGTATAGGCTTTACAGGTAGACAGAACATCTATAAAAATAGTGGTTTTATCTGGCAGATTAATGGTGGCCGGGGAACAGGCCGTTATATTGATGATCTTAATAATCAGGCAGCTTACCTTCAGTATGGTATAGGAATTGAGTCACAGTTTTCTGCTATAAAAGTTATGAATTATATTGCTGGGGCGGAAATTTGGTGGACCCCTAAATTATCGACAAACATGGGTGCCAGTCTCACGCGAATATCAAAACCAAAAACATCCCTTTCTGTGGCTGGGTTTAATACCACCCAACAACGTTATCACCTTAATACGATTTATAATATCCTGCCGAACAGCCAAGTGGGATTAGAAGTCATGTATTATCATCGACGTGCTGGTCTTCAAACTAAGCGCAATGGGGAAGATACACGGATATTAAGTTCATTTATTTATAAATTTGATTCTGCTGCAAAAAATTAAATTTGTTGGCGTTGCTGAAGAAAAGGAATCTCAAGTGTGGCTGATTTGAAAAAGGGTATCTCTTAAAATTAGTTATGCTGAATCCTTTCTTCTTCCTTTTAATTAATAAAGTTTAATTTCTTGCAACTTCATTTATCTGAGAATGATCATGATACGCTTGTTCCCTTTGATAATTGTTTTATTATTGCTCAGAAATGGCGAGGGGATAACTCTTGACCCTCCGGTGCACGCCTTATCATCTTCCGCTGCCTTACAGCATCAGCCCCCCTTGGATTTAACAAATCCCGATTTGGTGTTAATCCAAGGACCCGCGAGGATTATCCATGTAATGAATTATAAAACCCAGCAGGAAGTCTCAAGAATTAATGTAGGAAAAGATTTGTCTTTGATGAAATTTACGCCAGATGGACGGTATTTTCTCTTATGGTCTCAGCTTCATAATAAAATTAGCATCCTAAATACTCAAACGTGGCAGCAAGAAGAAAACATAATTAGCCTCAAAAGTAGTCCTACTGACTTAAAAATAACTTCTGACTTATTGGACTGTCATAAACCTTGCACTGTTGTTCCCCTGGAAAAATAAAGATATTTCTCTGAAGAGAAGAACTAACCTAATACATATAAAGATAAATCAAGATGGAAAATACCCCCTTCTATGTGACTGTAAATCTAACATTTTTTTTATCCTTGATCTTCGCACCTGCTACCTTAGAGCGTGGGCCTTAGATTTTCACCCTTATTATATGGCGACTTTTCCCCTGTCTGCTGTGGAGAGGCTTAAAAAGCAACAAAATAATCTTTTCCGTTTACAGCAGCAAAACCAGTTAACCGATATAATTATTATATGAGTGACTGCAAAAAATTAATCTTCAGGGGCCTAAGATGCTGTCGAGGGCTTATAAGGAAACCTTAAAAGGGAGATAGAATGTAAGGCTTCCAATAAGAGATTAGTTATTTCATCACTTTATGGTCTATCCGTTCATGAGTTTTAAAAACTTACTTTCTTTACCGGGAGCTTTTTTTACTTTAATTTTGCCTCAAATATTAAATATTAAAAATTGACTTAAACTAAATAGATTCTTTAAGATGTCTTTAGTTTTTAATTATTCTTAAGGAACCGATCATGTTTTTTCAAGGCCACCGCTTAAAGGGCATTTTTTTATGTCTCGGAGGCGCTCTTACTCTCTCCAGCTGTTCTGCGACGAAAACCCAGCCCGAAGGAAAGCAGCAGCGCCCTGTTTTAACGGCAGCGGGCGTTGTCCATGTGTGTCCTGATAATAAAATTGCTATCATCGAACGTGGTAAATTCCCCTATGGTTTGGCAATGTTCGGGGGGCATGTGGAATATGAATCTCCGCAAGTGGCTTTTGTTCGTGAAGCTGAGGAAGAGCTAAATATTACTCAAATTGACACTCTTCAGCTTATTGGAATTCATGGTGAACCTGGGCGAGATCCTAGACAGCATTCCGTGGAAGCAACTTTTACCTGTACGACGCCTCAAGTTCCTGTTGCTGGCAGTGATGCTAAAGAAGTCATTCTTTATAGTGTTGATGATTTGAATAAAAAAATTGATACCATGGTTTTTGCTGCAGATCACAAAGAGATTTTAAAGAAATATCTCAAAAATCTAAAATCCTGTAATCCGTGCAAAAAAGTTTGTAACATTGGTATCCCTCAACATATCCCTACTGTACCGACGATAAAATCGGTATCGTGAAGTTATTAAATGGAATAAGGCCTTAAAAATAAAAGGAAAACTGTTCTTTGAGTATATTAATAATGGAAGAAGGTTTTTTCCTCTTATTCCACTCAATAGCGGAATGACACATATTCTATATAAAAATAATACTATATCCAAATTATTGAATTTATTTTTTACTTTTCCCTTATTGCAGCTTCGTTAATAGTAGGTTATGTTAAAAAGTGAATTATATTTAAATTAAATACATCAATATAGGTAAGTTTTTAAAAAAACTTAACGTTAAAATATAAAAAATTTATTGTTACGTATGTAAATCGTACGTTAACCCACACAGTATACGATACCTACAGAAATAAAATAGAAGGGGTATATTGGCAGTATTACGCTGTTAAATACCCGGTTTAAGTGTGCCTAAAATCTAAACTTTATATTGATTCAACTCTACTATTATGTGCTGATATTTGGAAAAGTATTTTGATATGTATAAAAAAATAAATAAATTAATTTTATAATATTCTTTTTTTACATTAAATATTTAATTTTTTTTTATTTAAAGGATTTGTGAATGACTTATAAGCAGCACCTCTTTTATAGCGAATTTTATGATAATTCGCCTGAGATGAGGATAATGGTAATTAATAACCCTTATAATTTTAAAATATTAAATGTTACTAAAAAATTTTTGCGGGTTTTAGGTTATACGGAAGAGGAAACCGTAAGTTTACCATCTATGAACAGTCTTTACCATCCTGACTGTTATGAAGCTTTGGATCAAGCCAGGAGCCTGTATTTAAAACAAGGTTCTATCTATAATCATGAATTAATTCTTAAAGCAAAAAATGGCGATAAAGTCTTTGTTTATTTAAATATTTTAGCAACAAAAGATAAGGAAGGGAACATTCTCTTTAACCATTGTCTTTATAGAGATGCTTCTGATGATAAAAATATGTTTGAAATTAATAAGGAACAACAAAGTCTTGCATCCTTAAATGACTCTTTTATAAAATCTCATGCTTTTTTCCAATATTTTTATGATTTCTATGAAAATGCTCCTGATATGTTTGCCTCGATAACAGCTGGGGAAGATATCTACAGTATAGGAATCGTTAATTGCAACACCACTCTTGCTCAAAAACTTGGCTATACAAAGGAAGAAATCCTGTCGATGAATTTGTATAACTTATATCACCCAGATTGTTTGCAGAAAGTCAAAAGCATGAGAGAGGATTTTATTAGAAACGGCTATGTAAACAATGGAGAGCTTGAACTTCAAAAAAAGAACGGTGAAAAAATCCATGTTTCTTTAAATGCAAAAATTCAGAAAGACACCCAGAGCCATATTATTGGTAGTATTAGCATGTGGCGAGATATAACAGATTTGGTAGAAACACGCCGTCAACTCCAAGAAACAAATGACTTACTGACTCTTCAAAATGAAGAAATAAAAACACTGATGAATCTTATGTCGCATGATATTCAGGCGCCCATACGAGCAATTGAAAATTTTACACAATTTATCCTCGATGAAAGTAAAGAAGTCTTGCCAACTTCTACATTAGATTATCTTTATAAGGTGCGGGGAAATATTCACAAGCTTCACCATTTGACCCAGGATATTCTTTCCTACTTTTTCGATGGCTCAGCCGCATGCATTGAAGAAACTAACTTAACAAATATAATCAATCAAGTTGTTGCCTATCTTGATTTACCTTCTGCAATAAAAATTAACTTAGAGAATGGTAACCAACCCCTTAAAACGAAAAAAATCCTCTTAGCACAAGTTTTCTATAATCTGATCTCCAATGCTGTAAAATACCACCATAATCCCGAAAAAGCAGAAATTTATATAAAAGGATTGGATAATAATACTGAGTGGATTTTTATTGTCAAAGATAATGGTCCTGGTATCTCTCAAAAATTTCATGAAACTGTTTTTGAACCACTCCAGAGGCTTAAAAGTGCGCAAGAAGTTGAGGGATGTGGCGTGGGACTTACGATTGTCAAAAAACTTATTACTCAAGAAGGTGGTAAAATTAGTTTAGGATCTAAAGAAGGCGAGGGGGCTGCATTTATTTTTACCTGGCCCAAATAAGGGAATAAGCTGAATTTAAGGGCTAACTTAGGGCCGGCCATCATTAAAAGATGCCGTGACTGCTTAAAGATCGTGAAGCAATGGAGGTCTAAGCAAGCAATAAATTTTAGATAGATGTGTACGTCATAAAATATATTTTTCTTTGATTGGATCCCTAGAATTAATTTAGCTGGAGTTTTAACCATTTCTGGCTGCGATACCGTTGATAAAAAAGACAGAAATTAAAGAATGCGTAAACGGTGACAATCCCCCACACCCTGCCTGCTGAGACATCAGCATAAGAAGTAATTAACTTAACCGGCAGAACGGCAAATACCCAAGCTGTCATGGCATTGACCACCATAATAAATTTTGTGTCGCCGGCAGATACTAATATTCCGGAAATTACCCACACTAATCCATCAAATAAGAAAAAGAACCATAATAGACGCATTGCTAACTGAAATTCTTGTCCTAAATAGCTATCAGCAGAAATTAAAAATAAAGCACTTAAAGAATTGGGGTAGATAAAGAGGGGAATCACCAAGAATGCCATGACAGCAAAATGAATGGTCATTCCATTGCGCAACAGTGGGCCGATTTTATTAAACTGTTGCGATCCAATCAGATTGGAGGTAATAGCAATCATACCCTTTTGCAGACCTTCTGTGAAAAAGGAGAAAAGCAAAAAGAAGGTACTGCATAGATTTTGAATTGTAATAAAATCACTGCCAAGAGCCGCTAAGATATGGGCAATAATGGACCAAGCGATGATTTCCAGCATATGGCCGACGGCGGCAGGCATTCCAATGCGGAGACATTCCTTCATCAAGCTAATGTTTAAGTGATAGTGGTGCGTGCCAAAAGTCAGACGATTGGATTTCTTTAAAAAGGCAATGAATAAAATTAAAGATTGTATCAATAGGGCAACAACCGTTGCAATCGCACTGCCAGTTGCGCCTAAAGGGGAAATAATATCTGACCAGCCAAAGATAAGAAAATAGTTAAGCACAAGATTGACAAGATTACCGATAACGGCTGCAATTGTTACTATAACAGTTTTTCCTTGTCCCACATAAAACCCGGATAAAGCCGCAAATATCCCTTGCAAACAACCAAAATACATAATTATTTTAAAGAAAATCAAACCATGTTCATGTAAAGTTTGTGGAATTAAAATATCAGAAAAGCCATAGGCGATCACAATAAACAAAATTTGTGTCGCAAGCGCAAACCATACCATTTGCCAGACAGATTCACCCATTTTATTGTAATGCTTAAGACCATTATTTTGTCCGACAAAAACCTCAGCAATAGAAGCAACCGATGCCACACCAAATTGAAATGTGGCTGCAACCATTCCAGCTGTGGCAACGCCGTTCATGGCCCCTAAAGAATAATCAGCTAGCAAGAGGCGATTGACAAACAACATGACGTGGGTTGACATAAATGTCATCATCATGGGAAATGAAATGCGTAAAAGATTTTTAAGAGACGTATCTGTAATAGTAGCCATGGTTTTGATCTTCATGCGTAAAAAGGGAGGTCTTAAACCTCCCAATTAATTTCTGATATGAATTTTATATTTCTATCCCAACTTCAGGAACTTTTGAGCGTTTCTTAGGGTGTACTTCTGGGGCTAAAGCTGTTGGGGCTAAGCCTTGTTCTAACAATGTTTTAATTTCATCACCACTTAAGGTTTCATGCTCTAATAAAGTCTTTGCCAAAAGTTCAAGCTTTTCTTTCTTTTGAGTCAAGACTTTTTTCGCAGCTTTATAACATTTATCCAATAGATCTTGAACTTCTTCATCAATCAGTTGAGCTGTCCGTTCAGAAATTTGCTTGCGTTGGGTCAATGCTTGCCCGACAAAGATTTCTTGTTGTTGTTCCCCATAAGTCTGGAAGCCGAGTTTTTCACTCATACCCCATTCGGTGATCATACGACGCGCAAAATCTGTTGCCATCTTAATATCAGAGGAGGCCCCGGTTGTTACTTTTTCCTCACCAAAAATCAGCTCTTCAGCAATGCGTCCGCCCATAGCAACTTTAATATCTGCCAGAAGTTTTGCCCGTGACATAGAGATCCGATCCCCTTCAGGAAGGCGCATAACCATACCCAAAGCCCGACCTCTTGGAATGATGGTTGCCTTATGAATCGGGTCAGAATCAGCTTCATAGAATGCAATAACGGCGTGGCCAGATTCGTGATAAGCGGTCAGGCGTTTTTCTTCATCTGTCATCGCCAGAGTGCGACGTTCTGCACCCATCATCACCTTGTCTTTGGCTTGTTCAAAGTCAATCATATCCACCGATAACTTGCCCCGACGTGCCGCCATCAAGGCCGCTTCATTAACAAGGTTCATCAAATCAGCACCAGAAAACCCCGGTGTACCGCGGGCAATGACGCGCACATCCACATCATGTGAAATTGGTGTCTTGCGCATGTGAACCTTAAGGATTTTCTCTCGTCCATTAATGTCCGGATGTGGCACCACCACTTGTCGGTCAAAACGACCTGGTCGCAATAAAGCTGGATCCAATACATCAGGACGGTTTGTGGCAGCAACGATAATCACGCCTTCATTTTCTTCAAAGCCATCCATTTCCACCAAAAGTTGATTTAACGTTTGCTCGCGTTCATCATTCCCCCCACCAAGACCAGCACCGCGATGGCGTCCCACCGCATCAATTTCATCAATGAAAACAATGCAGGGGGCATTTTTCTTAGCTTGCTCAAACATATCGCGGACACGGCTGGCACCGACACCCACAAACATTTCCACGAAGTCAGAACCTGAAATGCTAAAGAAGGGGACATTTGCTTCGCCAGCAATGGATCGAGCCAACAGGGTCTTACCCGTGCCGGGAGGGCCAACAAGCAATACACCACGGGGAATCCGTCCGCCAAGACGTTGGAACTTTTGAGGGTCCTTGAGAAAGTCAACGATTTCTTCCAATTCTGCTTTTGCTTCATCAATTCCAGCCACATCATCAAAGGTGACACGAACAGATTTTTCTCCCATTAAACGGGCGCGAGATTTACCGAATCCCATGGCCCGGTTGCCGCCCGATTGAATCTGACGGAATGAGAAAAATGAAAAACCGATTAAGAGCAGAATTGGCAGCCATGACAAAAAGTAATGGATAAAGGAAATGTCTTCTTCTGGTTTATCATATTTAACCTTCACATTCTTCTCTATCATTTTGTTGGCAACACTTGAATCATAAGGGGCAAAGGTTGAAAAAACTTGATTATCAGCCAGCGTTCCCACGATGGTATTACCCCGGATAACCACTTCTTTGACTTTGCCGTCTTCAACATTCTTGACCATTTCAGAATAGGCCATTGGCATGGCCGCTGGGCGATTTCCTGCCCCTGGGATCATTTGGAATATAGAAAAAACAATAGTTGCGATAAGAGCCCAAACAATTAAATTTCGCGATGAATTGTTCACAGTTGTAACCTCCACGGCGCTCAATTATACAGCTTTTGAATGAATAGATGTAGGGTTGATCTCAAATTTTTAGGGTCTCTTTTATCAAAAAAATCTTAGATAGAGCTGGCTATCAGTCTTGTTTTTGATTAAAAGTCCACCTCAAATTTCCGATCTGAAATCTACACAGACTCCGTCGAAAGCGATATAGAAGCGCGAACAATATTACCTATCCAGTTAAGGATAGAGATAGATTTGATTTTATTATACACCAAAAAGGGTTAAAAGGGGGCTAATTTTTTATTGGGTTATTTAAGGACAACATAATAAGAGATTGTGTATTTGCTAAGATTCGCTGGCGGATGTATTAGAAGGGGTAAATCGTCAGTTTGATGAAGTCAGTATATTTTTCAAAGTTTGAGAAGATAAAGTCATTTTTGTGGTGTTGTAAATATTTATGGTTTATAAAAACTTAAAATGTTTTATCTTTATCTTCTTTGAACAGGGAAGGCGCGTTGAGGTTGTTGAGATTTATTTTTCCCTCAAAAGAGACAGCAAAAATCTTAACATAGAGTTTTTAATGTCGGGAATTTTGGGCATTAAATAGCTGGAGCGTATAAAGATTTAAAAAATTTTTTGGTGATAAAGTTTTTGTTCTGCTGTAAATTATCAGCGCTGCCGTTTTCAGAGAGTTGTATTTGATTGTCGCACATCAAATTTTCATAATCGTTGGCAGGAACCTAATAGCTGCTGGCTTTATCATCGGTATCGTCTTTTTGCAAAATAGCAGGAAACGGGAACATTATAGGAGAATAAGGTGTATTTTCAGGTATAAACCTAGACTCATCCTCATCCGCGTCAACTGTAAATGTGCCTAGTCTAGTAAACGGAGGAGGAGTCGTAGGGCGGGAATGAAGTACAAAAAAACCCCCTAGCAACCAGCCGTATTCGCCTGAACTATTCCCATCTTTGTCAGTAGGCAACGTTCTCTGGTGGGGGGGGGAGCTCCAACTTGCTGATATTCCTCGACTACAACATTCTTAACATTATTATTTGTTGGATCGTTTGGCTCTTGAGCATTCGCCCATTGTCCTATTAAAAAGCTAAGCATTAAAACAGCTAATGTTATTTTTGTGTTTACCATAAAATATCTCCATCAATTATTGGCTGCATCTTCTCATTTTTATATAAGAAACGATCACAACTTTTACAAATTTATTTTTATTTTAAAAGAGGGCTTAAAAATCTTAACTTAAAGTTTTTACGGGAAGGAAGGGTCGATGAAATATAGGAAGGAACGTCAACCGTGGCCTCAGTTTTAAAAGGAAAGGATTGATGAATAATAAAGCGGTCTTGACGGATTGTCCCTGTTGTATCGAGGCTTGGTGCAAGCATAGCTCGGGGCTCACGCGCAATTATAATAACGTTCTTTTTAGGAACAATATACCAGCCTCCGACCGTTGTTCGGGTGTTAGAATCAATTTTCTGAATGGCAGTTAAGGCTTTTTGTCGGGGCAGCGGGTAAGAAGTGGTAGCCATACAATGGCCTAAGCTTCTTAAGAATTCAATTTGCAGCTCCTGGTCAAGGTGCTGAAATGCCGCTCGATCAATTCTAAAATAACCCAGTGGGTCAATATGAACAGCTTGTAAAACAAATTGAACCACTTGCTGCAATCGGGTTTCAGTCAACACCATCGCTTCCTGCCTCAGGTGGCGGATATGGTCAGGTGATAAATCTTGTTCTTCCAATTGAAGGCGATTTTGCCGCAAATAGGATCGTTGATATTTTGGATTTTGATTGGAGGGGTCGATCGCATAAGGAATCGCGTGGATGGTCGCATAATCCAGGATTTGTTGTTTGCTGAATGCCAATAAAGGGCGCAAGATACGTCCGAAGGGACGATAAGAAACGGGTAAAATCCCCCTCAAACCCGATATATCTGACTTTTTCTGAAGGCGGCTGACCACAGTTTCCCATTGATCGTCAAAATGATGGCCTGTGAACAGGTGAATCACGCCGTGTTGACGACACCAGTTTTCAAGAAGTTTATAGCGGGCTTGTCGGGCTCTTTCTTGAATACGGGTTAGGGGTTTCTCTTCCTTCCAGGTTAAAATTTCACTGTTGATGCCAAATTCTTTGAGACGGTTTTGAGTCAGCTCAGCTTCATCTTTAGATTCTAGTCGCAAACCATGGTCGACAATCATAGCTGTTATTTGACCGTCAGGATAATTTCTTAACCATTCTTTAAGTAAATGACACAATGTCATGCTATCTGGCCCGCCGGATACGGCAACAACAATATGGCAATTGGAGCTAAACTTTCCCAAATTTGTCATGGTTGCTGTAAAAGTAACTAAATCTAAAGGCATTGAAGAAATTGAACTATTGCTTGATAATTGTTATAGCGATATTACAACAGTTTAAACGACTTTGA is a genomic window of Candidatus Paracaedibacter acanthamoebae containing:
- a CDS encoding MATE family efflux transporter, encoding MATITDTSLKNLLRISFPMMMTFMSTHVMLFVNRLLLADYSLGAMNGVATAGMVAATFQFGVASVASIAEVFVGQNNGLKHYNKMGESVWQMVWFALATQILFIVIAYGFSDILIPQTLHEHGLIFFKIIMYFGCLQGIFAALSGFYVGQGKTVIVTIAAVIGNLVNLVLNYFLIFGWSDIISPLGATGSAIATVVALLIQSLILFIAFLKKSNRLTFGTHHYHLNISLMKECLRIGMPAAVGHMLEIIAWSIIAHILAALGSDFITIQNLCSTFFLLFSFFTEGLQKGMIAITSNLIGSQQFNKIGPLLRNGMTIHFAVMAFLVIPLFIYPNSLSALFLISADSYLGQEFQLAMRLLWFFFLFDGLVWVISGILVSAGDTKFIMVVNAMTAWVFAVLPVKLITSYADVSAGRVWGIVTVYAFFNFCLFYQRYRSQKWLKLQLN
- the ftsH gene encoding ATP-dependent zinc metalloprotease FtsH, which codes for MNNSSRNLIVWALIATIVFSIFQMIPGAGNRPAAMPMAYSEMVKNVEDGKVKEVVIRGNTIVGTLADNQVFSTFAPYDSSVANKMIEKNVKVKYDKPEEDISFIHYFLSWLPILLLIGFSFFSFRQIQSGGNRAMGFGKSRARLMGEKSVRVTFDDVAGIDEAKAELEEIVDFLKDPQKFQRLGGRIPRGVLLVGPPGTGKTLLARSIAGEANVPFFSISGSDFVEMFVGVGASRVRDMFEQAKKNAPCIVFIDEIDAVGRHRGAGLGGGNDEREQTLNQLLVEMDGFEENEGVIIVAATNRPDVLDPALLRPGRFDRQVVVPHPDINGREKILKVHMRKTPISHDVDVRVIARGTPGFSGADLMNLVNEAALMAARRGKLSVDMIDFEQAKDKVMMGAERRTLAMTDEEKRLTAYHESGHAVIAFYEADSDPIHKATIIPRGRALGMVMRLPEGDRISMSRAKLLADIKVAMGGRIAEELIFGEEKVTTGASSDIKMATDFARRMITEWGMSEKLGFQTYGEQQQEIFVGQALTQRKQISERTAQLIDEEVQDLLDKCYKAAKKVLTQKKEKLELLAKTLLEHETLSGDEIKTLLEQGLAPTALAPEVHPKKRSKVPEVGIEI
- a CDS encoding TRIC cation channel family protein, with product MSYFKKTIICCFMALGISLGGLQTNANETKYSTSDFTLIGGWYPWDPYQYLKIPSDQTSLTGLDIELQKLIMKKAGLEVQITPVSWKQHQEDLKTGARAYAMGAFYSEQRAKDFYISEPYRFEENSLFVRRRDMAKMKFDNVEGFLAYARQHNLKIGVIDKYQYASPVLNNFINDPKNEDIIVRSDTDTVNLNFLLTGKIQGFIADRIVGSTIIWRQNVGREVAEKNLHIKAPIYILMSKKKITEEQYKEINKSIQSIKNSSEYTKIVSWYLYPVLLLETTETDWFYFIEIIGIIAFALSGLVVAYRCNASLFGTFILALLPSFGGGVLRDVIFGRYPVWFMQASFYILLVITIVVVGFILAKLASYNLNFLRKYSHKKYFSPRIFEVCLMVTDAIGLAAFTVTGVLVSLIVKADPLWLWGPFFAFLTGAGGGILRDIVAKEARVGAIHGPLYPEIAIFWGGAFSVYLITIVNDVDPIKIKISVMVTIVAALLTRILIYYYRVPNIFYIREKDKSGLE
- a CDS encoding NUDIX domain-containing protein, giving the protein MFFQGHRLKGIFLCLGGALTLSSCSATKTQPEGKQQRPVLTAAGVVHVCPDNKIAIIERGKFPYGLAMFGGHVEYESPQVAFVREAEEELNITQIDTLQLIGIHGEPGRDPRQHSVEATFTCTTPQVPVAGSDAKEVILYSVDDLNKKIDTMVFAADHKEILKKYLKNLKSCNPCKKVCNIGIPQHIPTVPTIKSVS
- a CDS encoding DcaP family trimeric outer membrane transporter, with the protein product MTYTFSSLLSCVGLISYAAASTNESALLTRISNLEKNLQEVKSQLQHPSEKPAEHKTTDFKYRFGGTVKVDAFYDINAKGAAFGLDAAALPLKGIDAAAKNRRHFNAGISASRVFAEASKSFNTIDTQAYVELDFAKDALSENATTTSVVPRIRHAYVKAAGFLLGQTWYTFQDMSAFTNTLDNLYGGSRQTMIRYTFDFNKYLTLAMAAERPNTEYIQNNNTLNDNSDYGKSQVPDFATQLKFKHTNGHIALSGVVRRLQVRVRQSVTGLTSDFTKSRTGWGIGFTGRQNIYKNSGFIWQINGGRGTGRYIDDLNNQAAYLQYGIGIESQFSAIKVMNYIAGAEIWWTPKLSTNMGASLTRISKPKTSLSVAGFNTTQQRYHLNTIYNILPNSQVGLEVMYYHRRAGLQTKRNGEDTRILSSFIYKFDSAAKN
- the panD gene encoding aspartate 1-decarboxylase, with the protein product MSTSVCLMRTKIHRATVTEANLNYIGSITIDRDLIDAAGLFLYEQVHIVNVNNGQRFVTYVIEGERGSGTICLNGAAARLASPDDIVIIIAYANVDLQDAADFKPKAILVDGDNKLKNELL
- a CDS encoding sensor histidine kinase; the encoded protein is MTYKQHLFYSEFYDNSPEMRIMVINNPYNFKILNVTKKFLRVLGYTEEETVSLPSMNSLYHPDCYEALDQARSLYLKQGSIYNHELILKAKNGDKVFVYLNILATKDKEGNILFNHCLYRDASDDKNMFEINKEQQSLASLNDSFIKSHAFFQYFYDFYENAPDMFASITAGEDIYSIGIVNCNTTLAQKLGYTKEEILSMNLYNLYHPDCLQKVKSMREDFIRNGYVNNGELELQKKNGEKIHVSLNAKIQKDTQSHIIGSISMWRDITDLVETRRQLQETNDLLTLQNEEIKTLMNLMSHDIQAPIRAIENFTQFILDESKEVLPTSTLDYLYKVRGNIHKLHHLTQDILSYFFDGSAACIEETNLTNIINQVVAYLDLPSAIKINLENGNQPLKTKKILLAQVFYNLISNAVKYHHNPEKAEIYIKGLDNNTEWIFIVKDNGPGISQKFHETVFEPLQRLKSAQEVEGCGVGLTIVKKLITQEGGKISLGSKEGEGAAFIFTWPK